The proteins below come from a single Fusobacterium nucleatum genomic window:
- a CDS encoding leucyl aminopeptidase: MSFKCVKKYEDSYDKYVLVATSEKVVLPDYLDKESKKLAETIIKKNKFTAKASEKISMTLVNKKKLIDFIIIGLGEKKKLNAKNIRQYLFDGLKNITGKVFLGFVDKDLDDIDIVAEVVEHINYKFDKYLSKKKEEFLEVSYLTDKKVPKLIEGYELAKISNIVKDLVNEQAEVLNPKELANRATKLGKEFGFDVEILDEKKAQKLGMNAYLSVARAAYHRPNVIVMRYKGDGKSKYTYGLVGKGLTYDTGGLSLKPTDSMLTMRCDMGGAATMIGTMCAIAKMKIKKNVTCVVAACENSIGPNAYRPGDILTAMNGKTIEVTNTDAEGRLTLADALTYIVRKEKVNEVIDAATLTGAVMVALGEDVTGVFTNDDKMARKVIDASENWNEYFWQMPMFDIYKKNLKSPYADMQNTGVRWGGSTNAAKFLEEFVDDTKWVHLDIAGTAWASGANPYYCQKGATGQVFRTVYSYIKDSKN; encoded by the coding sequence ATGAGTTTCAAATGTGTAAAAAAATATGAAGATAGCTATGATAAATATGTACTTGTAGCTACTTCTGAAAAAGTTGTATTACCAGATTATTTAGATAAAGAAAGTAAAAAACTTGCTGAAACTATTATCAAAAAAAATAAGTTTACTGCAAAAGCATCTGAAAAAATTTCTATGACACTTGTCAATAAGAAAAAACTAATAGATTTTATAATTATAGGTTTAGGAGAAAAGAAAAAATTAAATGCTAAAAATATAAGGCAATATCTTTTTGATGGTTTAAAAAATATTACTGGAAAAGTTTTTTTAGGTTTTGTTGATAAAGACTTAGATGATATAGACATTGTTGCAGAAGTAGTTGAACATATAAACTATAAATTTGATAAATATCTTTCAAAGAAAAAAGAAGAGTTTTTAGAAGTTTCTTATTTAACAGATAAGAAAGTTCCAAAATTAATAGAAGGATATGAACTTGCAAAAATATCTAACATTGTTAAAGACTTAGTAAATGAACAAGCAGAAGTATTAAATCCAAAAGAACTCGCTAATAGAGCAACTAAATTAGGAAAAGAATTTGGTTTTGATGTTGAAATATTAGATGAAAAGAAAGCTCAAAAATTAGGAATGAATGCATATCTTTCTGTTGCAAGAGCCGCTTATCATAGACCTAATGTTATTGTTATGAGATATAAAGGAGATGGTAAATCTAAATATACTTACGGACTTGTAGGAAAAGGGCTTACTTACGATACAGGTGGCTTATCATTAAAACCTACTGATAGTATGCTTACTATGAGATGTGATATGGGTGGAGCAGCAACTATGATAGGAACTATGTGTGCTATTGCTAAGATGAAAATTAAAAAGAATGTTACCTGTGTTGTGGCAGCTTGTGAAAATTCAATTGGCCCTAATGCTTATAGACCTGGAGATATTTTAACTGCTATGAATGGAAAAACAATAGAAGTTACCAATACAGATGCAGAAGGAAGATTAACATTAGCTGATGCTTTAACTTATATAGTTAGAAAAGAAAAAGTCAATGAAGTTATAGATGCTGCAACTTTAACAGGAGCTGTTATGGTAGCTCTTGGAGAAGATGTTACAGGAGTATTTACTAATGATGATAAAATGGCTAGAAAAGTTATAGATGCTTCTGAAAATTGGAATGAATATTTCTGGCAAATGCCTATGTTTGACATATATAAGAAAAATTTAAAATCTCCTTATGCTGATATGCAAAATACTGGTGTAAGATGGGGTGGCTCTACAAATGCTGCTAAATTCTTAGAAGAATTTGTAGATGATACTAAATGGGTACACCTTGATATAGCTGGTACTGCTTGGGCAAGTGGAGCTAATCCTTATTACTGTCAAAAAGGTGCAACAGGACAAGTATTTAGAACTGTATATTCTTATATAAAAGATAGTAAAAACTAA
- a CDS encoding IMPACT family protein, whose product MEKLKTVKKECKIEFEEKKSKFIGYVKPVFSKEEAEDYVKYIKSIHSDATHNCSAYKINNNGLEFFKVDDDGEPSGTAGKPMGDIINYMGVTNLVVVATRYFGGIKLGAGGLVRNYAKTAKLTITEAEIVDFVYKIDLIFEIPYEKLGELEKLLKDYEAEIIEKSFLEKIIFKVKINKQFYDSLENYPYINLLDI is encoded by the coding sequence ATGGAAAAATTAAAAACTGTAAAAAAAGAATGTAAAATAGAATTTGAAGAAAAGAAATCAAAGTTTATTGGCTATGTAAAACCTGTTTTTTCAAAAGAAGAAGCAGAAGATTATGTAAAATATATTAAAAGTATTCATTCAGATGCAACTCATAACTGTTCAGCCTATAAAATAAATAATAATGGTTTAGAATTTTTTAAAGTTGATGATGATGGAGAACCAAGTGGAACAGCTGGTAAACCTATGGGAGATATAATTAATTATATGGGTGTAACTAATTTAGTTGTAGTTGCTACAAGATATTTTGGTGGAATTAAATTAGGTGCTGGTGGTCTAGTTAGAAATTATGCTAAGACTGCAAAACTTACTATAACTGAGGCTGAAATTGTTGATTTTGTTTATAAAATAGATTTAATTTTTGAAATTCCTTATGAAAAATTGGGAGAATTAGAAAAATTATTAAAAGATTATGAAGCTGAAATTATTGAGAAATCTTTTTTAGAAAAAATAATTTTTAAAGTTAAGATAAATAAACAATTTTATGATAGTTTAGAAAATTATCCATATATAAATTTATTAGATATTTAA
- a CDS encoding DUF523 domain-containing protein, with protein MKKKIKVLISACLLGDNVKYSGGNNLTPELVTLLEKYNVKIIKICPECFAGLPIPRVPSEIRGDKVFSKDSRDITEEFLIGAEKTYKVAKNKEIDFAILKERSPSCGSSFIYDGSFSGKTIQGQGFTTRRLNKENIVIFSEENLEEIEKYLEELNK; from the coding sequence ATGAAAAAGAAAATTAAAGTTCTAATAAGTGCTTGCTTATTAGGAGATAATGTAAAATATTCTGGGGGAAATAATCTTACACCAGAACTTGTTACATTATTAGAAAAATATAATGTAAAAATTATAAAAATTTGTCCCGAATGCTTTGCAGGTTTACCTATTCCAAGAGTACCATCTGAAATTAGAGGTGATAAAGTTTTTAGTAAAGATAGTAGGGACATAACAGAAGAATTTTTAATTGGTGCAGAAAAAACATATAAAGTAGCTAAAAATAAAGAGATAGATTTTGCTATTTTAAAAGAGAGGAGTCCTTCTTGTGGAAGTTCATTTATCTATGATGGGAGTTTTTCAGGAAAGACTATTCAAGGACAAGGTTTTACAACAAGAAGATTAAATAAAGAAAATATTGTAATTTTTTCTGAGGAAAATTTGGAAGAGATTGAGAAATATTTAGAAGAATTAAATAAGTAA